In one window of Tenacibaculum mesophilum DNA:
- a CDS encoding polyribonucleotide nucleotidyltransferase: protein MIPKVFNQVIELGDGRTITLETGKLAKQADGSVVVRMGDTMLLATVVSARTANPGIDFLPLTVDYREKFAAAGRYPGGFMKREARPSNEEILTMRLVDRVLRPLFPKDYHAETQVMIQLMSHDEEVMPDALAGLAASAAIQLSDIPFEAPISEVRVARINGEFIINPSATQLAEADIDLMVGASNDFVAMVEGEMDEVSEEEMAEAIRVAHEAIKVQCDAQVALAEAFGKKETREYEGEAEDEELAQKIHDAAYQKCYDIAKKGTSKQERGLAFSEVKEEVIAMFTEEELEEYGDLVGKYFSKAHKAAVRDLTLNEGLRLDGRTTTDIRPIWCEVDYLPRTHGSSIFTRGETQALATVTLGTSRDANMVDSPTMQGEEKFYLHYNFPPFSTGEARPLRGTSRREIGHGNLAQRALKGMIPEDCPYTVRIVSEVLESNGSSSMATVCSGTMALMDAGVQMKKPVSGIAMGLISDGDRYAVLSDILGDEDHLGDMDFKVTGTADGITACQMDIKIKGLSYEILVKALKQARDGRLHILEKLTDTIATPNDDVKSHAPKMVNRVIPNDLIGAFIGPGGKHIQELQKETETTIVINEDPVTEEGIVEILGTNQEGIDKVIARIDSMMFKPEKGSVYEVKVVKLLDFGAVVEYTEAPGNEVLLHVSELAWERTNNVTDVVNLGDILDVKYFGIDPKTRKEKVSRKALLPKPEGYVARPPRDNNKGRDNRNRDNRRDDRKPRQDKKES, encoded by the coding sequence ATGATTCCAAAAGTATTTAACCAAGTAATAGAACTTGGAGATGGAAGAACCATCACATTAGAAACAGGAAAATTAGCAAAACAAGCAGATGGTTCTGTTGTTGTAAGAATGGGAGATACAATGTTATTAGCAACAGTTGTATCAGCAAGAACTGCAAATCCAGGTATTGACTTTTTACCATTAACGGTAGATTACCGTGAAAAATTTGCAGCTGCAGGTCGTTACCCTGGTGGATTTATGAAGCGTGAAGCACGCCCTTCAAACGAAGAAATTTTAACAATGCGTTTAGTAGACCGTGTATTGCGTCCACTATTCCCAAAAGATTACCACGCAGAAACTCAGGTAATGATTCAATTAATGTCTCATGACGAAGAGGTAATGCCAGATGCCTTAGCTGGTTTAGCCGCCTCTGCTGCAATTCAATTATCAGACATCCCTTTTGAAGCACCAATTTCGGAAGTACGTGTTGCGCGTATTAATGGTGAATTCATTATCAACCCTAGTGCTACTCAATTAGCTGAAGCGGATATCGACTTAATGGTTGGAGCTTCTAATGACTTTGTTGCAATGGTTGAAGGAGAAATGGATGAAGTTTCTGAAGAAGAAATGGCAGAAGCAATCCGTGTGGCACACGAAGCTATTAAAGTACAATGTGATGCTCAGGTAGCATTGGCAGAAGCTTTTGGTAAAAAAGAAACTCGTGAGTATGAAGGAGAAGCTGAAGACGAAGAGTTAGCACAAAAAATTCATGATGCAGCTTACCAAAAATGTTATGACATTGCTAAAAAAGGAACTTCTAAACAAGAAAGAGGATTAGCTTTTTCTGAAGTTAAAGAAGAGGTTATTGCAATGTTCACCGAAGAAGAATTAGAAGAATACGGTGATTTAGTAGGAAAATATTTTAGTAAAGCACACAAAGCTGCTGTTAGAGATTTAACTTTAAATGAAGGTTTACGTTTAGACGGACGTACCACTACTGATATTAGACCTATTTGGTGTGAGGTAGATTACTTACCAAGAACTCATGGTTCATCAATCTTTACACGTGGAGAAACTCAAGCATTAGCTACAGTAACTTTAGGTACTTCTAGAGATGCAAACATGGTAGATTCTCCAACAATGCAAGGAGAAGAGAAATTCTACTTACACTATAACTTCCCTCCTTTTTCAACTGGAGAAGCACGCCCTTTAAGAGGAACTTCTCGCCGTGAAATTGGTCATGGTAACCTAGCTCAAAGAGCTTTAAAAGGAATGATTCCTGAAGATTGCCCTTATACAGTTCGTATAGTATCTGAAGTATTAGAATCTAATGGTTCTTCTTCAATGGCTACTGTTTGTTCGGGTACAATGGCACTGATGGACGCAGGGGTTCAAATGAAAAAACCAGTTTCTGGTATTGCAATGGGGTTAATTTCTGATGGTGATCGTTATGCAGTTTTATCTGATATTTTAGGAGATGAAGATCACTTAGGAGACATGGACTTTAAAGTAACTGGTACTGCTGATGGTATTACAGCTTGTCAAATGGATATTAAGATTAAAGGATTATCATATGAAATCTTAGTAAAAGCTTTAAAACAAGCTCGTGATGGTCGTTTACATATCTTAGAAAAATTAACGGATACTATCGCTACTCCAAATGACGATGTTAAATCTCATGCACCTAAAATGGTAAATAGAGTAATTCCTAACGACTTAATTGGAGCATTCATTGGTCCGGGTGGAAAACATATCCAAGAGTTACAAAAAGAAACAGAAACTACGATTGTTATTAACGAAGACCCTGTTACTGAAGAAGGTATCGTTGAGATTTTAGGAACAAATCAAGAAGGAATTGATAAGGTTATCGCTCGCATCGATTCAATGATGTTTAAACCTGAAAAAGGTTCTGTATATGAAGTAAAAGTAGTGAAGTTATTAGATTTTGGTGCTGTTGTAGAATATACTGAAGCTCCAGGAAATGAAGTTTTACTACACGTTAGCGAATTGGCTTGGGAACGTACAAACAACGTAACTGACGTTGTTAATTTAGGGGATATTTTAGATGTAAAATACTTCGGAATTGACCCAAAAACACGTAAAGAAAAAGTATCTCGTAAAGCCTTATTACCTAAACCAGAAGGTTATGTAGCAAGACCACCTAGAGATAACAACAAAGGAAGAGATAATCGTAATCGCGATAATCGTCGTGACGATAGAAAACCTAGACAGGATAAAAAAGAATCATAA
- the accD gene encoding acetyl-CoA carboxylase, carboxyltransferase subunit beta translates to MAWFKRTDKGIQTPTEEKKDTPKGLWYKTPSGKIIDTDELKKNLYVSPEDGYHVRIGSKEYFEIFFDDNKFTELDPKLSAKDPLKFEDTKKYPEKLKAAQKKTGLKDAARAAVGKSMGKDLVIASMDFAFIGGSMGSVVGEKIARAIDYSIKNNIPFLMISKSGGARMQEALLSLMQLAKTSAKLAQLAEAKIPYISLCTDPTTGGTTASFAMLGDINIAEPNALIGFAGPRVVKDTTGKDLPEGFQRSEFLLEHGFLDGIYERKDLKKQVNLYLDLIQNQPVRA, encoded by the coding sequence ATGGCTTGGTTTAAACGTACAGACAAAGGGATTCAAACCCCAACAGAAGAAAAGAAAGACACACCAAAAGGCTTGTGGTATAAAACCCCAAGCGGAAAGATAATTGACACAGACGAACTTAAAAAAAATTTATACGTAAGTCCAGAAGATGGATATCATGTACGTATAGGGAGTAAAGAATATTTTGAAATATTTTTTGACGATAATAAGTTCACAGAACTTGATCCAAAATTATCTGCTAAAGACCCATTAAAATTTGAGGATACTAAAAAGTACCCTGAAAAACTAAAAGCTGCTCAGAAGAAAACAGGATTAAAAGATGCTGCTCGTGCTGCTGTTGGTAAATCAATGGGAAAAGATTTAGTAATTGCTTCAATGGATTTTGCTTTTATTGGTGGATCTATGGGAAGTGTTGTTGGTGAAAAAATAGCAAGAGCTATTGATTATTCTATCAAAAACAATATTCCTTTCTTAATGATTTCTAAATCAGGAGGAGCTCGTATGCAAGAGGCTTTACTTTCTTTAATGCAATTAGCTAAAACTTCTGCAAAGCTAGCGCAATTAGCAGAGGCTAAAATTCCATACATATCTTTATGTACCGATCCAACTACTGGAGGAACCACAGCTTCATTTGCCATGTTAGGAGATATAAACATTGCTGAACCAAATGCTTTAATTGGATTTGCAGGACCTCGTGTAGTAAAAGACACTACTGGTAAAGATTTACCAGAAGGCTTCCAACGTTCTGAATTTTTATTAGAACACGGTTTCTTAGATGGTATTTACGAACGAAAAGACTTAAAAAAACAGGTAAACTTGTATTTAGATTTAATACAAAATCAACCTGTAAGAGCATAA
- the rpsO gene encoding 30S ribosomal protein S15, with amino-acid sequence MYLTKEVKEQIFAKHGKGANDTGTAEGQIALFTHRINHLTEHLKKNRKDFNTERSLVRMVGKRRSLLDYLKKKEINRYRAIIKELGIRK; translated from the coding sequence ATGTATTTAACAAAAGAAGTTAAAGAACAAATCTTCGCAAAACACGGTAAAGGAGCAAATGATACTGGTACTGCAGAAGGTCAAATCGCGTTATTTACGCACAGAATTAACCACTTAACTGAGCATTTAAAGAAAAATCGTAAAGATTTTAACACAGAACGCTCGTTAGTACGTATGGTAGGTAAGCGTAGAAGCTTATTAGATTATCTAAAGAAAAAAGAGATTAATAGATATCGTGCGATTATTAAAGAATTAGGAATTAGAAAATAA
- the tamL gene encoding translocation and assembly module lipoprotein TamL, with product MKKLSFFFLLVGLFSSCSTIKYVKKNELLLAKNTVYIDSVKNSSDNIAELLLQRPNAKALGIPLSLHFYNLGNPEAPKTPSEWAKKNPKTYNFYKDVFSEKQSIAVAKTLIGFNNWFLTSGEPPIIIDDKKTDKTVDNLKAYFQTEGYFRAKVFSKKDTIGKKKGEISYHITKGNPSYLDSIKTFITSPVLDSLYQLTKKKSYLKPGDHYKNDNFIKEANRLVKLFRNKGIYQFNENYISFENDTLKNYEKTDVDINISDKTIPFQIQKLRKVNVYTDYNYSTRNSKHKDSVSYNGINFYALRKLKYNPKYLSQSLFIKPNTVYSDSLRNLTRTHLRGLKNFKATSIRYNELSENELEANVYLTPIEKYTLGFETELSRSNIRNFDVSLKFSLTNRNTFKGAELFKLSTFGSYFNSNNGPGWEIGSDISLEVPRFMAPFGLHKLVPKRMFPRTKFYSGIGIQKNIGLDKQNISIGIDYKWDYNKRKSIQLELLNTQYIRNLNVDNYFSIYNSEYRKLSEVAEIYDPSYTFPDNTPSNSGEIINFISGVLTDANFAASNPIEFQNVLNLANRYNIVTSDFLIPEIAYSYTYNNQESIKDASFSFFKFRVANSGNIMGLLSNKSNSSGQKTVFKIPIAQYFKTDIEYKKYWDLGDNNVLAHRTFLGAIFTYDNSGVPFSRSYFAGGSNDIRAWRTYDLGPGTRAPLLEYNIGSLKFLTSFEYRFNVFGSLKSALFIDAGNIWDITNTEFVDDPAKFNGFKSLKDMAVGAGFGLRYDFKFLIARLDLGFKAHEPYLTNNKWFQNFNFSNSVLNIGINYPF from the coding sequence ATGAAAAAACTTTCTTTCTTCTTTTTATTAGTAGGCTTATTCAGCTCATGTAGCACAATTAAATATGTTAAAAAAAATGAGTTATTACTAGCTAAAAACACAGTATATATTGATAGTGTAAAAAACTCTAGTGATAATATTGCTGAATTATTATTACAACGCCCTAACGCTAAGGCTTTGGGTATACCATTATCATTACATTTTTATAATTTAGGAAATCCCGAAGCTCCAAAAACACCTAGTGAATGGGCTAAAAAAAATCCAAAAACCTATAATTTTTACAAAGATGTATTTTCAGAAAAGCAAAGTATAGCTGTAGCTAAAACACTTATTGGTTTTAATAATTGGTTTTTAACTAGTGGGGAACCCCCAATTATTATTGACGATAAAAAAACAGATAAAACTGTAGATAACTTAAAAGCTTACTTTCAAACTGAAGGATATTTTAGAGCTAAAGTTTTCTCTAAAAAAGATACTATTGGTAAGAAAAAAGGAGAAATTAGCTACCATATTACCAAAGGGAATCCTTCTTATTTAGATAGTATTAAAACTTTTATTACATCTCCAGTTCTTGATTCTTTATATCAACTTACAAAAAAGAAAAGCTACCTAAAACCTGGAGATCATTATAAGAATGACAACTTTATAAAGGAAGCGAATCGACTTGTAAAACTTTTTAGGAATAAAGGAATATATCAATTTAATGAAAATTATATCTCCTTTGAAAATGACACTTTAAAAAATTATGAAAAAACCGATGTAGATATCAATATTTCTGATAAAACTATTCCTTTTCAAATTCAGAAATTAAGAAAAGTAAACGTTTATACCGACTATAATTATAGCACTAGAAACTCTAAGCATAAAGACAGTGTAAGTTATAATGGAATTAATTTTTACGCACTTCGAAAACTAAAATACAATCCTAAGTACTTATCTCAATCTTTATTCATAAAACCAAATACCGTTTATAGTGACTCACTAAGAAATTTAACACGCACACATTTAAGAGGATTAAAAAACTTCAAAGCAACCTCTATTCGATATAATGAATTAAGCGAAAACGAACTGGAAGCCAATGTATATTTAACCCCTATAGAAAAATACACTTTAGGTTTTGAAACAGAATTATCACGTTCCAACATTCGTAACTTTGATGTTTCTTTAAAGTTTTCATTAACTAATAGAAATACATTTAAAGGTGCTGAGCTTTTTAAACTCTCTACTTTTGGTTCTTATTTTAACTCCAATAATGGACCCGGTTGGGAAATTGGTTCGGATATTTCACTAGAAGTTCCTCGATTTATGGCTCCTTTCGGATTGCATAAATTGGTTCCAAAAAGAATGTTTCCTAGAACTAAGTTTTACTCAGGAATAGGAATTCAAAAAAACATAGGATTGGATAAACAAAATATATCTATTGGTATAGATTACAAATGGGACTATAACAAAAGAAAATCCATTCAATTAGAACTATTAAATACTCAATATATTAGAAATCTAAATGTTGATAATTATTTTTCTATATATAATTCTGAATATCGAAAATTATCTGAAGTCGCTGAAATTTATGATCCTTCATATACGTTTCCAGACAATACCCCTAGTAACTCAGGTGAAATAATTAATTTCATTTCAGGCGTTCTTACCGATGCTAATTTTGCAGCATCAAACCCAATTGAGTTTCAAAACGTCTTAAACCTTGCTAACAGATATAATATTGTAACATCCGACTTTTTAATTCCAGAAATAGCCTATAGTTATACCTATAATAATCAAGAAAGTATTAAAGATGCTAGCTTTTCTTTTTTTAAGTTTAGAGTTGCTAACTCAGGAAATATTATGGGGCTTTTATCAAATAAGAGCAATAGTTCTGGACAAAAAACTGTTTTTAAAATTCCTATTGCTCAATATTTTAAAACAGATATTGAGTATAAAAAATATTGGGATTTAGGTGATAACAATGTTTTAGCGCACAGAACTTTTCTTGGAGCTATTTTTACTTATGATAATTCTGGCGTTCCTTTTTCTCGTAGTTATTTTGCAGGAGGTTCTAACGACATACGTGCATGGAGAACCTACGATTTGGGTCCTGGTACTAGAGCACCTCTTCTTGAATACAACATTGGTAGCTTAAAATTTTTAACTAGCTTTGAATACCGTTTTAACGTTTTTGGTTCTTTAAAGTCTGCTTTATTTATTGATGCAGGAAACATTTGGGATATAACCAACACAGAATTTGTTGATGATCCAGCTAAATTTAATGGTTTTAAATCGTTAAAAGATATGGCTGTTGGTGCTGGTTTCGGGCTTCGTTACGACTTTAAATTTTTAATTGCAAGATTGGATTTAGGATTCAAAGCACATGAACCATATTTAACTAATAATAAGTGGTTCCAAAACTTCAATTTCTCTAACTCTGTGCTAAATATAGGTATTAATTACCCCTTTTAA
- a CDS encoding deoxynucleoside kinase: MHVAIAGNIGAGKTTLTKLLAKHYDWEAHFESVDENPYLDDFYGEMERWSFNLQVYFLNSRFRQVLELRKSGKKIIQDRTIYEDAHIFAPNLHAMGLMTNRDYSNYSSLFELMENLVTPPDLLIYLRADISTLVGQIHKRGREYENSISIDYLSRLNERYEAWISQYNKGKLLIIDVDNLDFVDNQEDLGFIIDRIDAQINGLF, translated from the coding sequence ATGCACGTAGCAATTGCCGGAAACATAGGCGCGGGAAAAACCACTTTAACTAAATTATTAGCAAAACACTACGATTGGGAAGCTCATTTTGAATCGGTTGATGAAAATCCATACTTAGATGATTTTTATGGAGAAATGGAGCGTTGGTCTTTTAATTTGCAAGTATACTTTTTAAATAGCCGTTTTCGTCAAGTTTTAGAACTTCGTAAATCTGGTAAAAAAATAATTCAAGATAGAACTATTTATGAAGATGCTCATATTTTTGCTCCAAACCTACATGCAATGGGGCTTATGACCAATAGAGATTATAGTAACTATTCTTCATTATTTGAATTAATGGAAAACTTAGTAACCCCTCCTGATTTATTAATTTATTTGCGTGCAGATATTTCTACACTCGTAGGTCAAATTCATAAGCGTGGTAGAGAATATGAAAACTCTATCAGTATTGATTATTTAAGTAGGTTAAATGAACGCTATGAAGCTTGGATTAGTCAATACAATAAAGGTAAATTATTAATTATAGATGTTGATAATTTAGATTTTGTTGATAACCAAGAAGACTTAGGTTTTATTATCGATAGAATAGATGCTCAAATAAATGGATTATTTTAA
- the fbaA gene encoding class II fructose-bisphosphate aldolase, which produces MIKPGVATGKEVQAIFKLAKQKGFALPAVNVVGSNTINTVLETAKELNSPVIIQFSNGGAQFNAGKGLSNDNEKAAIAGAVAGAKHIHLLAEAYGIPVILHTDHAAKKLLPWIDGLLDASEQFYKETGKPLYSSHMIDLSEEPIEENIEICKEYLARMSKMGMTLEIELGITGGEEDGVDNTDVDSSKLYTQPEEVAYAYEELMKVSPQFTIAAAFGNVHGVYKPGNVKLTPKILKNSQEHISEKYNVPHNTIDFVFHGGSGSTLEEIREAISYGVIKMNIDTDLQYAFTEGVRDYMKEKSAYLQSQIGNPEGDDIPNKKHYDPRKWLREGEQTFKARLKKAFEDLNNVNTL; this is translated from the coding sequence ATGATTAAACCTGGAGTTGCCACCGGAAAAGAAGTTCAAGCAATTTTTAAATTAGCAAAACAAAAAGGTTTTGCTTTACCTGCTGTTAATGTTGTAGGATCAAACACAATTAATACGGTTTTAGAAACAGCTAAAGAACTTAACTCGCCTGTAATAATCCAGTTCTCTAATGGAGGTGCTCAATTCAATGCAGGTAAAGGCTTATCAAACGATAATGAAAAAGCTGCTATTGCTGGTGCAGTAGCTGGCGCTAAGCATATACACTTATTAGCTGAAGCATATGGTATTCCTGTTATTTTACACACCGACCATGCTGCAAAAAAATTATTACCTTGGATTGATGGTTTATTAGATGCTAGTGAGCAATTTTATAAAGAAACAGGAAAACCTCTATACAGTTCTCACATGATTGACTTAAGTGAAGAACCAATAGAAGAAAATATTGAAATTTGTAAAGAATACCTTGCTCGTATGAGTAAAATGGGAATGACTTTAGAAATTGAATTAGGAATTACTGGAGGTGAAGAAGACGGTGTTGATAATACAGATGTTGATAGCTCTAAATTATACACACAGCCAGAAGAAGTGGCTTATGCTTATGAAGAATTAATGAAAGTTAGTCCACAATTTACTATTGCTGCTGCCTTCGGAAATGTTCACGGAGTATATAAACCAGGAAACGTAAAATTAACTCCAAAAATTTTAAAGAACTCACAAGAACACATTTCAGAAAAATATAACGTTCCTCATAACACAATCGACTTTGTTTTCCACGGAGGATCTGGTTCTACTTTAGAAGAAATTCGTGAAGCAATTAGTTACGGAGTTATAAAAATGAATATCGATACTGATTTGCAATATGCATTTACCGAAGGTGTTCGTGATTATATGAAAGAAAAATCTGCATATTTGCAATCTCAAATCGGTAACCCTGAAGGAGATGATATTCCTAACAAAAAACATTATGACCCTCGTAAATGGTTACGTGAAGGAGAACAAACTTTTAAAGCTAGATTAAAGAAAGCTTTTGAAGACCTAAATAATGTAAACACATTATAA
- a CDS encoding radical SAM protein — translation MNFNSLAIKIASRCNLNCSYCFMYNLGDTTYKNQPKFMSSEVVDNIIEKTKNYIKKYNKKEFSFIFHGGEPLLASKDFYINFINKVHKVQQELTDVSFSFDLQTNGVLLDKSWIQLFKSLNIYPSVSVDGTKKAHDMYRVDHKGNGSYDTVFESVKLLKNEMNFADIACVINIEESPKEIYDSFKKMNVSYVNFLIPDYTHDNFPFDKDKTLMADWLINLFDIWIKDTKRFKIPLFLGLLNSLMRVNEKAKNESTVLVIETNGEIEAIDSLKACGHGFTKTGLNIKKNNFQDIQHTSLGKLYFNDFNTKLCTQCLECPLNEICKGGRLVHRYSKKNGFNNPSVYCNDLIKLIAHIQKFFISCYPELHKKENIQPIKPIEITNYLSTFAQSTYTPYKKELEAFSKKNKALANQSY, via the coding sequence ATGAATTTTAATTCTTTAGCTATAAAAATTGCTAGTAGATGTAATCTTAATTGTTCATACTGTTTTATGTATAATCTTGGAGACACTACCTATAAAAACCAACCTAAATTCATGTCTTCAGAAGTTGTTGATAATATTATTGAAAAGACTAAAAATTATATAAAAAAGTATAATAAAAAAGAATTTTCCTTTATTTTCCATGGAGGCGAACCTCTACTCGCTTCTAAAGATTTTTATATTAATTTTATAAATAAAGTGCACAAAGTACAACAAGAACTAACCGATGTATCTTTTTCTTTTGACTTGCAAACAAACGGTGTTCTTTTAGATAAAAGTTGGATACAGCTATTCAAAAGCTTGAACATTTACCCTAGTGTAAGCGTTGACGGAACTAAAAAGGCACACGATATGTATAGAGTAGACCATAAAGGAAATGGCAGCTACGACACAGTTTTTGAAAGTGTCAAGTTATTAAAAAATGAAATGAATTTTGCTGACATAGCTTGTGTTATTAATATTGAAGAAAGCCCAAAAGAAATTTACGATAGTTTTAAAAAAATGAATGTTAGTTATGTAAACTTTTTAATTCCTGATTACACACATGACAATTTTCCCTTCGATAAAGACAAAACCTTAATGGCCGATTGGTTAATTAATTTATTTGATATTTGGATTAAAGATACAAAGCGATTTAAAATCCCATTATTTTTAGGCTTGTTAAATTCTCTAATGAGAGTTAACGAAAAAGCAAAAAATGAATCAACCGTTTTAGTTATCGAAACAAATGGAGAAATCGAGGCTATTGATTCTCTTAAAGCTTGCGGTCATGGTTTTACTAAAACAGGTCTTAATATTAAAAAGAACAATTTTCAAGACATACAACATACCTCTTTAGGTAAATTATATTTTAATGATTTTAACACAAAGCTTTGTACACAATGCTTAGAATGTCCATTAAATGAAATTTGTAAAGGTGGTAGATTGGTTCATCGTTATAGCAAAAAAAATGGTTTCAATAACCCTTCTGTTTACTGTAATGATTTAATTAAGCTTATTGCTCACATACAAAAGTTCTTTATATCATGTTATCCAGAGCTACATAAAAAAGAGAACATCCAACCAATAAAACCTATAGAAATTACAAATTACCTTTCAACTTTTGCTCAAAGCACTTACACTCCTTACAAAAAAGAATTGGAAGCTTTCTCTAAGAAAAATAAAGCATTAGCTAATCAATCATATTAA
- a CDS encoding TrmH family RNA methyltransferase, with protein sequence MNLSKNNIKLITSLQQKKYRQKHQLFVAEGVKVVNELLASSLVVEQLYTTEESFISSKNVEVILISENELKKISTLKTPNKVLGIFKIPNKKEVNKGNFIVALDGINDPGNLGTIIRLCDWFGISELVCSKNTVDCYNQKVVQSTMGSLTRVQVSYVDLPKFLKSTPLPVYTADMHGDNVYTTPLPQKAVLVMGNEANGISLEVADIVKNTVTIPRFGDLQKTESLNVATATAILLSEFKRNLI encoded by the coding sequence ATGAATTTATCTAAAAACAACATAAAGTTAATAACTAGTTTACAGCAAAAAAAGTATAGACAAAAGCATCAATTATTTGTAGCAGAAGGTGTAAAGGTGGTTAATGAATTACTAGCGTCTTCTTTGGTAGTAGAACAATTATATACTACAGAAGAGTCTTTTATTTCTTCAAAAAATGTAGAGGTTATTTTGATTTCTGAAAATGAGTTAAAAAAGATTAGTACTTTAAAAACACCAAACAAAGTTTTAGGAATTTTTAAAATTCCAAACAAAAAAGAGGTTAATAAGGGCAATTTTATAGTTGCTTTAGATGGTATTAATGACCCAGGAAATCTAGGAACAATTATTCGTTTATGTGATTGGTTTGGGATTTCTGAGTTGGTATGTTCTAAAAATACGGTTGATTGTTATAATCAAAAAGTGGTACAGTCTACCATGGGGTCGTTAACTAGAGTTCAGGTTTCATATGTTGATTTGCCTAAGTTTTTAAAGAGTACTCCATTGCCTGTTTATACAGCAGATATGCATGGTGATAATGTTTATACTACTCCATTACCCCAAAAAGCAGTTTTAGTAATGGGAAATGAGGCAAATGGAATTTCTCTTGAAGTTGCTGATATTGTAAAAAACACTGTAACCATCCCAAGGTTTGGCGATTTACAAAAAACGGAGAGTTTAAATGTTGCCACTGCTACAGCTATATTATTAAGTGAGTTTAAAAGAAACTTGATTTAA